The Methanohalophilus portucalensis genome window below encodes:
- a CDS encoding class I SAM-dependent methyltransferase: MERLCVKVKKRFGEPVRQALAEMDLLDNSYRLSADDDCLYVPVMDECPEDVCSNLPHAAELVKHDLQPNKKQVTPESLLGFSPSFEIVGDIAILDADEEEPEKIARALLEFRKSLRVVLQEESGITGEFRVRSFRLVAGEDRTETVHRDHGCRYLVDVARVYFTPRLSTERQRVVLQLKPDDVVVDMFAGVGPYSIPAAKKCGYVYAIDKNPHAVEYLQKNIETNRLDNVEAFVADARDLPQRLGQVADHVIMNLPHNACDFVDEAVALTKPGGIIHYYAMAHEDDLFGPSLCLIEGAAKKAGREFEVLATRSVRSYAPHQYNVCIDMRIN; encoded by the coding sequence ATGGAACGTTTGTGTGTGAAAGTGAAAAAACGATTTGGAGAGCCTGTCAGGCAGGCACTGGCGGAGATGGACTTACTGGATAATTCATACAGGCTGTCTGCAGATGATGACTGTCTGTATGTACCTGTTATGGACGAGTGTCCGGAAGATGTCTGTTCAAATCTTCCCCATGCTGCAGAACTGGTCAAACATGACTTACAACCCAATAAGAAACAGGTTACTCCCGAAAGTTTACTTGGGTTTTCTCCCTCTTTTGAAATTGTGGGGGATATTGCGATTCTTGACGCCGATGAAGAGGAACCTGAAAAAATTGCTCGGGCCCTTCTGGAGTTTAGAAAGAGTCTGCGTGTGGTTTTACAGGAGGAATCAGGGATCACGGGGGAATTTCGGGTACGCAGTTTCAGGCTGGTTGCCGGAGAAGACAGGACCGAAACGGTGCACCGGGATCATGGATGCCGGTATCTGGTGGATGTTGCCAGGGTTTATTTCACACCCCGGCTTTCCACGGAACGCCAACGGGTGGTTTTGCAGCTGAAACCGGATGACGTAGTTGTGGATATGTTTGCAGGTGTGGGTCCATACAGTATCCCGGCGGCAAAAAAATGTGGTTATGTGTATGCGATTGATAAAAATCCGCACGCAGTTGAGTACCTGCAAAAAAATATCGAAACCAACCGGCTGGATAATGTTGAAGCCTTCGTGGCAGACGCCCGTGACCTTCCGCAGAGGCTGGGTCAGGTAGCAGACCATGTTATAATGAACCTGCCTCACAATGCCTGTGATTTTGTTGATGAGGCCGTGGCCCTGACAAAACCCGGCGGTATTATCCATTATTACGCAATGGCACACGAAGATGATCTTTTTGGTCCCTCTCTTTGCCTGATCGAAGGGGCCGCAAAAAAAGCAGGTAGGGAATTTGAAGTGCTGGCTACCCGCTCGGTCCGTTCGTATGCCCCCCATCAGTACAATGTATGTATTGATATGCGGATCAATTGA
- a CDS encoding carbohydrate kinase family protein — protein MSAPIDVVGHAALDYLFEVEHIASPNESYPITSYEVLFGGGAANIAAAMAQLGGNSRLVAAVGDDFSTSGYEQHLNNLGVDLSLLYHIEGEESTKAFVYTDPNHNQSSYFYWGSSSKLPDIEAPALDFVHLATSEASFNARVAQKSKFVSFDPGQDLVTYSKEHLVTILDNTDILFANVHEVKRVKEMTGRSFGDLKKSIPTVVVTCDSSGSNIYCKDKKIYIPIVSVKAVDPTGAGDGYRAGFLLAFSKGLPFEVCGKIGATVASFEVECVGCQTNLPTWGAMKKRYEENFGALPL, from the coding sequence ATGTCGGCCCCCATAGATGTTGTAGGACATGCGGCATTGGATTATCTTTTTGAAGTAGAACATATCGCTTCACCCAATGAATCCTATCCGATAACAAGCTACGAAGTGCTTTTCGGAGGGGGTGCTGCCAATATTGCCGCAGCAATGGCGCAGTTGGGCGGTAATTCCCGTCTGGTTGCTGCTGTGGGGGATGATTTTTCCACAAGCGGCTATGAGCAACATCTGAATAATCTGGGTGTTGATCTTTCTCTTCTTTATCATATAGAAGGTGAGGAAAGTACCAAAGCTTTTGTCTATACTGATCCAAATCATAATCAATCGTCCTACTTTTACTGGGGTTCATCTTCAAAGTTGCCGGATATAGAAGCTCCAGCTCTGGATTTTGTCCATCTTGCAACTTCTGAGGCAAGTTTCAATGCCCGGGTGGCCCAGAAATCAAAGTTTGTTTCTTTTGATCCGGGCCAGGATCTGGTTACTTACTCGAAAGAGCATCTGGTTACGATACTGGATAATACGGATATTCTCTTTGCCAATGTCCATGAGGTCAAGCGTGTAAAAGAGATGACTGGAAGGTCTTTTGGTGACCTGAAGAAATCCATACCAACGGTTGTAGTCACATGTGATTCCAGTGGAAGCAATATATATTGTAAAGATAAAAAAATTTATATCCCCATCGTATCTGTAAAAGCTGTGGACCCCACCGGGGCGGGAGATGGTTACAGAGCGGGATTCCTTTTGGCTTTCAGCAAAGGCCTACCCTTTGAGGTATGTGGTAAAATAGGTGCAACAGTTGCTTCATTTGAAGTGGAATGTGTTGGATGCCAGACCAATCTGCCAACATGGGGTGCTATGAAAAAAAGATATGAAGAGAACTTTGGAGCATTGCCCCTCTGA
- the purC gene encoding phosphoribosylaminoimidazolesuccinocarboxamide synthase — protein MKEMNLKYVSSGKAKDIYENSSETLLFEFTDRVTAFDGKKKSDYNEKGEITCKIAEYWFNIMENNNIPTHYIECPTSTSMIVKRLDIIPVEVIWRNYVAGSFLRRYEAGEIKLPEGVGTEEGSPIHGGMIEFTTKFEAVDRPINTDEIISNGWLSEKEITYITDLTQRINDIMSQELAASGIILADFKVEYGRKPDGEIILADEVGTPDGCRFWKKDEFDEGAIISLDKDVFRKSIGDLTVAYRELFNKLQKNNK, from the coding sequence ATGAAAGAAATGAATCTCAAATATGTTTCTTCAGGGAAAGCGAAAGATATCTATGAAAACTCAAGCGAAACCCTTCTTTTTGAATTTACCGACAGAGTAACTGCTTTTGATGGCAAAAAGAAATCGGACTACAATGAAAAAGGAGAGATCACTTGCAAAATTGCGGAGTACTGGTTCAATATAATGGAAAACAACAATATACCTACCCATTACATTGAGTGTCCGACTTCAACAAGTATGATAGTCAAACGTCTGGATATTATACCTGTGGAGGTTATCTGGCGAAATTACGTAGCAGGTTCCTTTTTGCGTCGATATGAAGCAGGCGAAATTAAACTCCCCGAAGGAGTGGGTACAGAAGAAGGTTCCCCAATACATGGTGGAATGATTGAGTTCACCACAAAGTTCGAAGCCGTGGACAGGCCGATAAACACAGACGAAATAATATCCAATGGCTGGTTGAGTGAAAAGGAAATAACATATATAACAGATCTAACACAAAGAATAAATGATATAATGAGTCAGGAACTAGCTGCCAGTGGTATAATACTGGCGGACTTCAAGGTAGAGTATGGAAGAAAACCTGATGGCGAAATAATTCTCGCTGATGAAGTTGGCACTCCTGATGGATGCCGTTTTTGGAAAAAAGATGAATTTGATGAGGGAGCCATAATTAGTCTTGACAAAGATGTATTCAGAAAAAGTATTGGAGACCTGACTGTTGCTTACAGGGAATTGTTTAACAAGTTGCAGAAAAACAATAAATGA
- the ppcA gene encoding phosphoenolpyruvate carboxylase: MGSKIKFPKVMCTQHPDSVSKYTSTQEEITEAFEAVTRYGCDEYMPDYEGKTTPYHQNVQIVSKLIEETRYIPGRDVFITPRAPSAVHENRFRQLMVMMSVAEANYSAYEYSEDQAISELVHPMTSSIEEIVDAQQHMTDISKLAKKEFSFEMDPPRIIPLIEDVPGLLNAKDITANTILGCQDQLNDTFEKYRIFIGKSDSALTFGHVASTLSCKYAISTLHELETEIDTRIGIIFGGGSLPFRGHVTLENADNFFEEYRGVDTLTLQSGLRYDHEIGDAEKLVKIAKDKLSSQPNVLSNDEKKELINIIAIFGARYNKAMKSVAPVINSISDFLPQQRDRLTRRGKTGYSRDAPDITPISNLCCSDIKKELEACMPSENLDLPRAIKFTGAFYSIGLPPEIIGTGCAIADVKEKIGEKACERLLTKYFPSMQSDLQFAFDYLDMSVASKFLPNVFMKHVSQDIDILRDLFDLDNTCNPSYEILLEMLPPGVLLPNRNSGDEDEELLQLTRSALFKMGKIRKSLG; encoded by the coding sequence ATGGGATCAAAGATCAAATTTCCAAAAGTGATGTGTACGCAGCATCCTGATTCAGTGTCAAAGTACACCTCTACCCAGGAAGAAATTACAGAAGCCTTTGAAGCGGTCACAAGATATGGATGCGACGAATACATGCCTGACTACGAAGGAAAGACCACACCATATCATCAAAATGTTCAGATTGTATCAAAGCTCATTGAGGAGACAAGATACATTCCCGGAAGGGATGTATTCATTACCCCCAGAGCACCGAGTGCAGTTCACGAAAACAGATTCAGGCAACTTATGGTAATGATGTCTGTTGCTGAAGCAAACTATAGCGCCTATGAATATTCAGAAGATCAGGCTATCTCTGAATTAGTACATCCAATGACAAGTAGCATCGAAGAAATTGTAGATGCACAGCAACATATGACAGATATAAGCAAGCTGGCCAAAAAAGAATTCAGTTTCGAAATGGATCCTCCCCGCATAATACCTTTGATCGAAGATGTACCTGGACTTCTGAATGCAAAGGACATTACGGCAAACACGATTCTCGGGTGCCAGGATCAACTGAATGATACATTTGAAAAATACAGGATATTTATAGGGAAATCAGACTCTGCACTGACATTCGGCCACGTTGCAAGTACCCTTTCGTGTAAGTATGCCATAAGCACTCTGCATGAATTGGAGACAGAAATAGATACAAGGATAGGGATTATATTTGGAGGGGGTTCCCTTCCATTCAGAGGACATGTAACCCTTGAAAATGCTGATAATTTTTTCGAAGAATACCGCGGAGTAGACACTCTAACACTCCAGTCTGGATTGAGATACGACCACGAAATTGGGGATGCAGAGAAGTTAGTTAAAATAGCCAAAGACAAACTTTCAAGTCAGCCGAATGTGTTATCCAATGATGAAAAAAAGGAACTTATCAACATTATAGCAATATTTGGTGCCCGGTACAACAAAGCAATGAAAAGTGTAGCACCGGTTATAAACAGCATTTCGGATTTTCTGCCTCAGCAGCGTGATCGTCTGACACGTCGTGGAAAGACCGGATACTCAAGAGATGCACCCGATATAACCCCTATATCGAACCTTTGCTGCAGTGATATCAAAAAGGAACTGGAGGCCTGTATGCCTTCAGAGAATCTTGATCTACCACGGGCAATCAAGTTTACAGGTGCCTTTTATTCTATAGGCTTACCTCCCGAAATCATCGGAACCGGATGTGCCATAGCGGATGTAAAGGAAAAAATAGGTGAAAAAGCTTGTGAGAGGTTACTGACAAAGTATTTCCCTTCCATGCAGTCTGATCTTCAATTTGCCTTTGATTATCTGGACATGAGTGTAGCATCTAAATTCCTGCCAAATGTTTTCATGAAGCATGTTTCCCAGGATATCGATATATTAAGAGACCTATTCGATCTGGACAATACATGCAATCCATCCTATGAAATCCTGCTTGAGATGTTGCCACCTGGAGTATTATTGCCCAATAGAAATTCAGGTGATGAAGATGAGGAACTCCTTCAGCTCACAAGGTCAGCACTTTTCAAAATGGGAAAAATTCGAAAATCTTTGGGATAA
- a CDS encoding MarR family transcriptional regulator, which produces MKELNEKSLDELLIWAISVDRRQVLMEAMKDHTIIKASDIAHETKRSTQNISRALREFEEKNLIKCLTPDKATWKKYILTSTGKEILKKIEDEYYD; this is translated from the coding sequence ATGAAAGAGCTAAATGAGAAATCTTTAGATGAGCTGCTTATATGGGCCATAAGTGTCGATCGACGTCAGGTACTAATGGAGGCTATGAAGGATCATACGATAATCAAAGCTTCTGATATTGCTCACGAAACAAAAAGATCTACACAAAATATCAGCCGCGCTTTGAGAGAATTCGAAGAAAAGAATTTGATTAAATGCCTAACTCCCGATAAAGCAACTTGGAAGAAATATATTTTAACAAGTACAGGCAAAGAGATCTTAAAAAAAATAGAAGATGAATATTATGATTGA
- a CDS encoding fasciclin domain-containing protein produces the protein MKIIKMMLALLVATSVFLAGCAEEPAQEEMDIVETAVDAGSFETLVLALQSSGLDETLSGEGPFTVFAPTDEAFEALPEGTLEDLLEDEEVLTYHVVAGEYMSSDITDMTSAETVQGEEIAIEVSDGSVMVNDASVIQADIETGNGVIHVIDKVIMPPSMKDSTQTTDMGMSGDY, from the coding sequence ATGAAAATAATTAAAATGATGCTAGCATTGCTTGTAGCTACAAGCGTGTTTTTAGCCGGTTGTGCAGAGGAACCGGCCCAAGAAGAAATGGACATAGTTGAAACAGCAGTCGATGCAGGGTCTTTTGAAACGCTGGTATTGGCACTTCAATCAAGCGGTCTGGATGAGACATTGAGTGGAGAAGGACCATTTACTGTATTTGCACCTACTGACGAAGCTTTTGAGGCATTGCCTGAAGGAACTCTCGAAGATTTGCTGGAAGATGAAGAAGTACTTACCTATCATGTGGTTGCGGGAGAATACATGTCTTCTGATATTACAGATATGACATCTGCTGAAACAGTGCAGGGCGAGGAGATAGCCATAGAGGTGAGCGATGGAAGTGTAATGGTAAACGATGCAAGTGTGATCCAGGCAGATATAGAAACCGGCAATGGAGTCATCCATGTGATTGACAAAGTTATCATGCCTCCTTCAATGAAGGATAGCACCCAAACAACGGATATGGGGATGTCTGGAGACTACTGA
- a CDS encoding H/ACA ribonucleoprotein complex subunit GAR1, which translates to MKRLGVVSHLIGGRKLIVKGSESMSSCNIKELPRKGSPVLDKKVARIGKVSDIIGPASQPYVVVKIFSDVPDSKIKSWIREKVYVK; encoded by the coding sequence ATGAAAAGGCTTGGAGTAGTGTCCCACCTGATAGGTGGCAGGAAACTTATAGTTAAAGGCTCCGAAAGCATGTCTTCATGCAATATAAAGGAATTGCCCCGAAAAGGGTCGCCAGTTCTGGACAAGAAGGTTGCAAGAATTGGCAAAGTTTCCGATATAATAGGGCCGGCTTCCCAGCCTTATGTTGTAGTCAAAATTTTTAGTGACGTACCAGATTCGAAGATAAAAAGCTGGATTCGAGAAAAGGTGTATGTCAAATAA
- a CDS encoding LysE family transporter, giving the protein MLAILDMLFVGFAVGLTGALVPGPMLFATIEGSLKKGWRAGPEVVLGHALIELLICILIVLGLTSLIGDAEMSVIFFVGGMVLVVFGLLTIIQSRNTSIDSGLSGGVLANPVSAGILTSASNPFFWIWWLAAGSALVLRGLEIGIFAAVMFVVGHWLADLGWFTFVSTSLSKTRSFFSGPIYRGVLTCCGLFLIGFGTWFALG; this is encoded by the coding sequence ATGCTAGCAATACTGGACATGCTGTTTGTGGGGTTCGCAGTAGGTCTTACAGGAGCGCTTGTGCCAGGCCCGATGCTTTTTGCCACCATTGAAGGGTCTTTGAAAAAAGGATGGAGGGCAGGACCTGAAGTTGTCCTTGGCCATGCTTTGATTGAACTTTTAATTTGCATTCTTATTGTGCTGGGCCTTACATCGCTTATAGGGGATGCGGAAATGTCCGTTATATTCTTTGTAGGAGGTATGGTTCTTGTTGTATTTGGTTTACTTACAATAATACAGTCCCGGAACACATCTATTGATTCAGGGTTATCCGGTGGAGTTCTGGCAAACCCTGTTTCTGCAGGTATACTAACTTCAGCTTCTAATCCTTTTTTCTGGATATGGTGGCTGGCTGCAGGGAGTGCACTTGTGCTCAGGGGATTGGAGATAGGTATATTTGCTGCTGTGATGTTTGTAGTCGGTCACTGGCTGGCTGATCTTGGATGGTTTACCTTTGTTTCCACATCTCTTAGCAAGACGAGAAGTTTCTTTTCGGGACCTATATATAGAGGTGTCCTCACCTGTTGCGGACTTTTCCTGATAGGATTTGGTACCTGGTTTGCCCTGGGGTGA
- the purE gene encoding 5-(carboxyamino)imidazole ribonucleotide mutase encodes MTVASAHRTPGRVIEVIEEAHKNNVKVFIAVAGLAAHLPGVVAAHTMKPVIGVPVNAQLDGNDSLLSIVQMPPGIPVAFVGIGRGDNAGILAIQIMAANNKEMEAKLAFYRKELAAKVEKDALSLLE; translated from the coding sequence ATTACAGTTGCATCAGCACATAGAACTCCCGGCAGGGTCATTGAGGTAATTGAAGAAGCTCATAAGAACAATGTTAAGGTCTTCATAGCTGTGGCGGGGTTAGCAGCGCATCTCCCAGGTGTAGTGGCAGCACATACAATGAAGCCGGTTATCGGGGTTCCTGTGAATGCCCAGCTTGATGGCAATGATTCTCTACTTTCTATCGTTCAGATGCCGCCGGGCATTCCTGTTGCCTTTGTGGGGATCGGTAGGGGAGATAACGCTGGCATTCTAGCTATTCAGATTATGGCTGCCAATAACAAGGAAATGGAAGCAAAACTGGCATTTTATAGAAAGGAGCTTGCCGCTAAAGTAGAAAAGGATGCTCTCAGCCTTTTAGAATAA
- the ppdK gene encoding pyruvate, phosphate dikinase, whose product MADEKFVYLFGNNKTEGKNSMKDLLGGKGANLAEMANLGIPVPPGFTITTEVCVLYTRDNQYPPGVLDEVDRALQKLEKANNKQFGDPDNPLLLSVRSGARVSMPGMMDTVLNLGLNDKTVTGLAKKTSNERFAYDSYRRFLTMFADVVLGIPTENFEKVIESRKKELDVELDTELDTDSLKYLVEKFKAIIKDNTGKEFPQDPRKQLQMAIDAVFNSWNNQRAIKYRRLNNIPDNWGTAVNVQSMVYGNMGEKSGTGVAFTRDPATGEKCFFGEFLTNAQGEDVVAGIRTPQPIEALQDSMPEVYDKLVEIYRKLENHFRDMQDIEFTIQEGNLYMLQTRNGKRTAKAAIRIAVEMEKEGLIDKEIAVSRIEASQIDKVLHPMIDPDANLDVIATGLPASPGAAVGKVVFTAEEAEEKSKEGKQTILVRTETSPEDIGGMAASEGVLTVRGGMTSHAAVVARGMGKPCVAGCGEITIDMDKKEFTNGKVTVKEGDYVTIDGSTGEVILGEVKLISPELSGELDTILGWADSIRSINVRSNADTPHDATVAREFGAEGIGLCRTEHMFFGEERIPVVREMIMAESSQERKKALEKLLPMQKEDFTGIFRAMEGYPVTIRLLDPPLHEFLPNHEELTEKLRELKTKGAKQSEIAEVNRLIGGVESLKEVNPMLGHRGCRLGITYPEVYEMQVKAIIEAACDLKKEGLEIVPEIMIPLVSHVNELKIIKETVKSAAQEVMDCNGSTIDYLVGTMIELPRAALTADRIAEEAEFFSFGTNDLTQTTFGFSRDDAGKFLPSYIENNILEQDPFAVLDQDGVGELVKIGIEKGRNTNSKLKIGICGEHGGEPASVKYGHNVGLNYVSCSPFRVPIARLAAAQAVIENKNK is encoded by the coding sequence GTGGCAGATGAAAAATTCGTTTATCTTTTTGGAAATAATAAAACCGAAGGAAAAAACAGCATGAAAGATTTGCTGGGTGGTAAAGGCGCAAACCTTGCCGAAATGGCAAACCTGGGTATTCCGGTACCTCCAGGTTTTACAATTACCACCGAAGTGTGCGTGCTCTATACAAGAGACAATCAATATCCACCCGGAGTGCTTGATGAGGTGGACCGGGCGTTACAAAAACTCGAAAAAGCAAATAACAAACAATTTGGCGATCCGGACAATCCTCTCCTCCTTTCTGTTCGCTCCGGAGCACGGGTTTCAATGCCTGGAATGATGGATACTGTTCTCAATCTCGGCCTAAACGACAAAACTGTCACAGGACTTGCAAAAAAGACATCTAACGAGCGTTTTGCTTATGATAGTTACAGAAGATTCCTGACAATGTTCGCAGATGTTGTACTTGGAATACCTACTGAAAATTTTGAAAAGGTAATAGAATCCCGGAAAAAAGAACTGGATGTAGAACTGGATACCGAACTGGACACGGATTCTCTCAAATATCTGGTCGAAAAATTCAAAGCAATAATAAAGGACAATACAGGGAAAGAGTTTCCACAGGATCCCAGAAAGCAACTCCAGATGGCAATCGATGCTGTATTCAATTCATGGAACAACCAGAGAGCAATAAAGTACCGCCGCCTGAATAATATACCTGACAATTGGGGTACTGCTGTAAACGTACAGAGCATGGTTTATGGGAACATGGGTGAAAAATCCGGAACAGGTGTGGCATTCACACGCGACCCTGCTACCGGTGAAAAATGCTTCTTCGGCGAATTTCTCACAAATGCCCAGGGAGAAGACGTAGTTGCAGGAATACGCACCCCACAACCCATCGAAGCACTTCAGGACAGCATGCCTGAGGTCTATGATAAACTGGTGGAGATCTACAGAAAACTGGAGAATCACTTCCGGGACATGCAGGACATAGAATTTACCATTCAGGAAGGTAACCTTTACATGCTCCAGACAAGAAACGGTAAGCGGACTGCAAAAGCAGCTATCAGAATAGCCGTGGAAATGGAAAAAGAAGGTCTCATTGATAAAGAAATTGCAGTATCACGTATCGAAGCTTCACAGATCGATAAAGTCCTCCATCCAATGATAGATCCTGATGCAAACCTCGATGTGATTGCTACTGGATTACCGGCATCCCCGGGTGCAGCAGTCGGAAAGGTTGTATTCACAGCAGAAGAAGCCGAAGAAAAATCCAAGGAAGGAAAACAGACCATTCTTGTACGTACCGAAACCTCACCGGAGGATATCGGAGGAATGGCAGCTTCTGAAGGTGTACTCACTGTTCGCGGGGGAATGACATCTCATGCCGCAGTTGTTGCCAGAGGAATGGGTAAACCATGTGTTGCTGGTTGTGGTGAAATTACAATCGATATGGACAAAAAAGAATTCACCAATGGGAAGGTTACTGTAAAAGAAGGAGACTATGTAACTATCGACGGCAGCACAGGAGAAGTCATACTGGGTGAAGTCAAACTCATTTCTCCTGAACTGAGTGGTGAACTTGATACAATTCTGGGATGGGCTGACAGTATCAGGTCCATAAATGTCAGATCCAATGCCGATACCCCCCATGATGCAACAGTAGCAAGGGAATTCGGAGCTGAAGGGATTGGCCTTTGCCGTACAGAGCATATGTTTTTTGGCGAGGAAAGAATCCCTGTTGTTCGTGAAATGATAATGGCAGAAAGCAGTCAGGAAAGGAAAAAGGCACTTGAAAAATTGCTTCCAATGCAAAAGGAAGACTTTACCGGAATATTCCGTGCAATGGAAGGTTATCCTGTTACAATCAGATTGCTTGATCCTCCACTTCACGAATTCCTGCCCAACCATGAGGAACTCACGGAAAAACTACGCGAACTGAAAACTAAGGGCGCCAAACAATCAGAGATAGCTGAAGTAAACCGACTGATAGGCGGAGTGGAATCACTCAAAGAAGTCAATCCGATGCTTGGCCACCGTGGATGCCGCCTTGGCATTACTTATCCGGAAGTGTACGAAATGCAGGTCAAAGCTATTATTGAAGCAGCATGTGACCTGAAAAAGGAAGGACTGGAAATTGTACCGGAAATCATGATCCCATTGGTCAGCCATGTCAATGAACTCAAGATAATCAAGGAAACAGTGAAATCCGCTGCACAGGAAGTAATGGATTGTAACGGTTCAACCATCGATTATCTAGTGGGAACCATGATAGAACTGCCAAGAGCAGCCCTGACTGCAGACCGTATCGCTGAAGAGGCAGAATTTTTCTCCTTTGGTACCAATGACCTGACCCAGACAACATTCGGTTTCAGCAGGGATGATGCAGGTAAGTTCCTCCCATCCTATATAGAGAACAATATACTAGAGCAGGATCCTTTCGCAGTACTTGATCAGGACGGAGTAGGTGAACTTGTCAAGATCGGTATTGAGAAAGGCAGAAACACAAATAGTAAACTCAAGATTGGTATTTGTGGAGAACACGGTGGGGAACCTGCTTCTGTAAAATATGGCCATAACGTGGGACTTAATTATGTAAGTTGTTCACCATTCCGTGTTCCAATTGCAAGACTGGCAGCAGCCCAGGCCGTGATCGAAAACAAAAATAAATAA
- a CDS encoding transcription initiation factor IIB — translation MVEVERVRYSDTSEREKMRAMIKARREKEKNTDVENKALECPECGSRNLEQDYERAELVCADCGLVVDADFVDEGPEWRAFDHDQRMKRSRVGAPMTYTIHDKGLSTMIDWRNRDSYGKSISSKNRAQLYRLRKWQRRIRVSNATERNLAFALSELDRMASALGLPRTVRETAAVVYRKAVDKNLIRGRSIEGVAAAALYAACRQCSVPRTLDEIGEVSRVSRKEIGRTYRFISRELSLKLMPTSPIDYVPRFCSGLSLKGEVQSRGVEILRQASEKELTSGRGPTGVAAAAIYIASILCGERRTQREVADVAGVTEVTIRNRYKELAEELDIEIIL, via the coding sequence ATGGTAGAAGTTGAAAGGGTAAGGTATTCAGACACTTCCGAACGAGAAAAAATGCGTGCTATGATAAAAGCGCGTCGTGAGAAGGAAAAGAATACTGATGTAGAGAATAAGGCACTTGAGTGCCCTGAGTGTGGTAGCCGCAATCTTGAACAGGATTACGAACGTGCAGAACTTGTATGTGCGGATTGTGGTTTAGTAGTCGATGCTGATTTTGTAGATGAAGGACCTGAATGGCGGGCTTTTGACCATGACCAGAGGATGAAGCGCTCCCGTGTGGGTGCGCCGATGACCTACACGATACATGACAAAGGTCTCTCCACAATGATCGATTGGAGGAACCGTGATTCTTATGGAAAGTCAATATCATCCAAGAATCGTGCCCAACTGTATCGTTTGAGGAAATGGCAGAGGCGTATCCGTGTAAGTAATGCAACGGAAAGAAACCTGGCATTTGCTCTTTCAGAACTTGACAGGATGGCCTCAGCCCTTGGTCTTCCCAGGACGGTTCGTGAAACAGCAGCTGTTGTTTACAGAAAAGCGGTTGACAAGAACCTGATTCGTGGTCGCAGTATTGAAGGTGTTGCAGCAGCTGCTCTGTATGCGGCATGCAGGCAGTGCAGTGTTCCAAGGACACTGGATGAGATTGGAGAAGTATCCAGGGTCAGCAGGAAAGAAATTGGTAGGACATACCGTTTCATTTCAAGGGAATTGTCCCTCAAACTAATGCCTACTTCCCCGATAGATTACGTGCCCAGGTTCTGTTCGGGTCTCAGCCTGAAAGGCGAGGTGCAATCCCGCGGTGTAGAAATCCTGAGGCAGGCATCTGAGAAAGAATTAACAAGCGGACGTGGGCCTACAGGTGTTGCTGCTGCGGCTATCTACATTGCCTCTATCCTGTGCGGGGAACGCCGCACACAGCGTGAGGTTGCAGATGTGGCAGGTGTGACAGAGGTTACCATTCGTAACCGTTACAAGGAACTTGCAGAGGAACTCGATATCGAGATTATCCTCTAA
- a CDS encoding glutamine amidotransferase-related protein — translation MKCRIVVYEKNEPDISSLMRRTIAQPGISECKVVDQLSTKKYKRIKSIDGPGITVIDCGIKNIILEKLKSRNADVLIVPFNSTSSDILNTGPDAVLISNGPGDPSTLKHTISTVRELTGKIPLFGICLGHQIISLALGAKTYKLKFGHRGTNHPVVDCDIGREIHSQKNCF, via the coding sequence TTGAAATGCAGGATAGTTGTATACGAGAAAAATGAGCCTGACATTTCTTCCTTGATGAGGAGAACAATCGCACAACCTGGAATATCAGAATGCAAAGTTGTAGATCAGCTGTCCACAAAGAAATACAAGAGAATCAAGAGCATAGATGGGCCAGGAATAACGGTCATCGACTGTGGAATAAAGAACATTATACTCGAAAAACTCAAATCAAGAAATGCAGATGTACTAATTGTTCCATTCAATTCTACTTCCAGTGACATACTTAATACGGGCCCTGATGCAGTTCTGATATCTAATGGACCAGGAGATCCCTCAACATTGAAACATACTATATCTACCGTGAGAGAATTAACAGGAAAAATACCCTTGTTCGGGATTTGTCTTGGACATCAAATTATCTCTCTTGCATTGGGTGCAAAGACATACAAGTTAAAGTTTGGCCATCGTGGTACTAATCATCCAGTAGTAGACTGTGATATCGGTCGGGAGATCCATAGTCAGAAAAACTGTTTTTAA